A genomic stretch from Denticeps clupeoides unplaced genomic scaffold, fDenClu1.1, whole genome shotgun sequence includes:
- the LOC114782483 gene encoding clathrin interactor 1-like isoform X1, which translates to MLNMWKVRELVDKATNVVMNYTEIESKVREATNDDPWGPSSQLMGEIARATFMYEQFPEALNMLWCRMLKDNKKNWRRVYKSLLLLAYLIRNGSERVVTSAREHLYDLRSIESYHFIDENGKDQGINVRQKVKELIEFVQDDDRLREERKKAKKNRDKYIGVSSDSMSGYRYSGDQYESREGRSRWDDDWDNKGGFPFSEKLGEISDKIGSTIDDTISKFRRKDRDESPDRFSDMEEERNRRARNGKSEFKDEEETVTTKSVQIVQATETTTASRKKSSTPSKTVDLGAAARYTGDGAAQMRSDESSDSSASQRTGGGLVDLLMVDSTPHPTNTGGSSDLGGFADFSSAAAAASLSAAAGGKDNGEFGEWNTFPFAAPPVQSGPSAATDLFAAFQSAPDLISPNPTITSTSSVTATDLFDLMGPPTHTSSLIASQSVSFTTTSHSQPLNLGQPLEPKAVMEQKPNLQGPKSSIPSTWSDSSVNISLDYLSPGSQPPKLAQPTLHMMQQQAVQTPVGMVTQGLHGMTLGMPAAPPVRPPTSPVMYSGGGTMGMSTMSIPFNQGMMGMNMSMNMPAMAMGMPGNMGMGMPIMGVGTTVPTAKSDAFADFANFGK; encoded by the exons CACCAACGTGGTGATGAATTATACAGAGATAGAGTCAAAGGTCAGAGAAGCCACCAACGATGACCCCTGGGGACCGTCCAGCCAGCTGATGGGAGAAATCGCAAG GGCCACCTTCATGTACGAACAGTTTCCAGAGGCCTTGAACATGCTGTGGTGTCGAATGCTAAAGGACAATAAGAAGAATTGGAGGAGAGTTTACAAG TCCTTGCTGCTGTTGGCCTATTTGATCAGGAACGGTTCAGAACGTGTTGTCACAAGCGCTAGAGAACACCTGTATGACCTGCGCTCCATAGAGAGCTACCACTTCatag atgagAATGGTAAAGACCAGGGCATCAACGTGAGGCAGAAGGTTAAGGAATTGATTGAGTTTGTTCAGGACGATGACCgtctgagggaggagaggaagaaagcgAAGAAGAACCGAGATAAATACATTGGTGTTTCTTCAGACAGCATGAGCGGATACCGATATT CGGGAGACCAGTATGAGTCTCGGGAGGGACGCTCTCGCTGGGATGATGACTGGGACAATAAGGGCGGCTTCCCATTTAGTGAAAAGCTGGGGGAAATTAGCGATAAGATCGGCAGCACGATTGATGACACCATCAGCAAATTTCGGCGGAAAGATCGGGACGAGTCACCTGACCGATTCAG TGAcatggaggaagagaggaatAGAAGAGCTCGTAATGGCAAGTCTGAATTCAAAGATGAGGAGGAAACTGTGACAACAAAAAGTGTACAGATCGTCCAGGCAACAGAAACAACCACCGCAAGTCGCAAAAAAAGTTCCACCCCATCCAAAACCGTGGACCTCGGAGCTGCAGCACGTTACACTGGTGACGGCGCTGCCCAGATGAGGAGTGACGAG AGCTCAGATTCTTCAGCCAGCCAACGTACTGGTGGGGGCCTAGTAGACCTTCTAATGGTGGACTCCACCCCACATCCTACAAATACAG GTGGATCCTCAGATCTTGGAGGATTTGCTGATTTCtcttcagcagctgctgcagccagcctctcagcag ctgCAGGTGGCAAAGATAATGGAGAATTTGGTGAATGGAATACATTCCCCTTTGCTGCACCTCCCGTCCAGTCTGGACCTTCTGCGGCGACAGACCTCTTCGCTGCGTTCCAGTCAGCCCCAGACCTCATAAGCCCCAACCCCACCATCACTTCAACTAGCTCCGTCACTGCCACAGATCTGTTCGACCTCATGGGTCCACCCACCCACACGTCGTCCCTTATTGCATCCCAAAGTGTGTCCTTCACCACAACGTCCCACTCACAG CCTCTCAATCTGGGGCAGCCACTGGAACCCAAAGCTGTGATGGAACAGAAGCCAAACCTGCAGGGTCCAAAATCCAGTATTCCATCCACCTGGTCTGACTCCAGCGTGAATATCAGCCTGGATTACCTGTCACCAGGATCACAACCACCAAAACTAGCCCAACCTACTCTTCATATGATGCAGCAGCAAG CAGTTCAGACTCCGGTTGGCATGGTAACCCAAGGCCTTCATGGCATGACTCTGGGCATGCCAGCTGCCCCACCCGTCCGACCCCCCACCAGCCCTGTGATGTACAGCGGAGGTGGTACGATGGGGATGTCCACCATGTCCATACCATTTAACCAGGGAATGATGGGAATGAACATGAGCATGAACATGCCAGCAATGGCCATGGGAATGCCAGGGAACATGGGCATGGGGATGCCCATCATGGGAGTGGGCACCACTGTGCCAACAGCCAAATCCGATGCCTTTGCTGACTTTGCCAACTTTGGCAAATGA
- the LOC114782483 gene encoding clathrin interactor 1-like isoform X2 — protein sequence MLNMWKVRELVDKATNVVMNYTEIESKVREATNDDPWGPSSQLMGEIARATFMYEQFPEALNMLWCRMLKDNKKNWRRVYKSLLLLAYLIRNGSERVVTSAREHLYDLRSIESYHFIDENGKDQGINVRQKVKELIEFVQDDDRLREERKKAKKNRDKYIGVSSDSMSGYRYSGDQYESREGRSRWDDDWDNKGGFPFSEKLGEISDKIGSTIDDTISKFRRKDRDESPDRFSDMEEERNRRARNGKSEFKDEEETVTTKSVQIVQATETTTASRKKSSTPSKTVDLGAAARYTGDGAAQMRSDESSDSSASQRTGGGLVDLLMVDSTPHPTNTGGSSDLGGFADFSSAAAAASLSAAAGGKDNGEFGEWNTFPFAAPPVQSGPSAATDLFAAFQSAPDLISPNPTITSTSSVTATDLFDLMGPPTHTSSLIASQSVSFTTTSHSQPLNLGQPLEPKAVMEQKPNLQGPKSSIPSTWSDSSVNISLDYLSPGSQPPKLAQPTLHMMQQQVQTPVGMVTQGLHGMTLGMPAAPPVRPPTSPVMYSGGGTMGMSTMSIPFNQGMMGMNMSMNMPAMAMGMPGNMGMGMPIMGVGTTVPTAKSDAFADFANFGK from the exons CACCAACGTGGTGATGAATTATACAGAGATAGAGTCAAAGGTCAGAGAAGCCACCAACGATGACCCCTGGGGACCGTCCAGCCAGCTGATGGGAGAAATCGCAAG GGCCACCTTCATGTACGAACAGTTTCCAGAGGCCTTGAACATGCTGTGGTGTCGAATGCTAAAGGACAATAAGAAGAATTGGAGGAGAGTTTACAAG TCCTTGCTGCTGTTGGCCTATTTGATCAGGAACGGTTCAGAACGTGTTGTCACAAGCGCTAGAGAACACCTGTATGACCTGCGCTCCATAGAGAGCTACCACTTCatag atgagAATGGTAAAGACCAGGGCATCAACGTGAGGCAGAAGGTTAAGGAATTGATTGAGTTTGTTCAGGACGATGACCgtctgagggaggagaggaagaaagcgAAGAAGAACCGAGATAAATACATTGGTGTTTCTTCAGACAGCATGAGCGGATACCGATATT CGGGAGACCAGTATGAGTCTCGGGAGGGACGCTCTCGCTGGGATGATGACTGGGACAATAAGGGCGGCTTCCCATTTAGTGAAAAGCTGGGGGAAATTAGCGATAAGATCGGCAGCACGATTGATGACACCATCAGCAAATTTCGGCGGAAAGATCGGGACGAGTCACCTGACCGATTCAG TGAcatggaggaagagaggaatAGAAGAGCTCGTAATGGCAAGTCTGAATTCAAAGATGAGGAGGAAACTGTGACAACAAAAAGTGTACAGATCGTCCAGGCAACAGAAACAACCACCGCAAGTCGCAAAAAAAGTTCCACCCCATCCAAAACCGTGGACCTCGGAGCTGCAGCACGTTACACTGGTGACGGCGCTGCCCAGATGAGGAGTGACGAG AGCTCAGATTCTTCAGCCAGCCAACGTACTGGTGGGGGCCTAGTAGACCTTCTAATGGTGGACTCCACCCCACATCCTACAAATACAG GTGGATCCTCAGATCTTGGAGGATTTGCTGATTTCtcttcagcagctgctgcagccagcctctcagcag ctgCAGGTGGCAAAGATAATGGAGAATTTGGTGAATGGAATACATTCCCCTTTGCTGCACCTCCCGTCCAGTCTGGACCTTCTGCGGCGACAGACCTCTTCGCTGCGTTCCAGTCAGCCCCAGACCTCATAAGCCCCAACCCCACCATCACTTCAACTAGCTCCGTCACTGCCACAGATCTGTTCGACCTCATGGGTCCACCCACCCACACGTCGTCCCTTATTGCATCCCAAAGTGTGTCCTTCACCACAACGTCCCACTCACAG CCTCTCAATCTGGGGCAGCCACTGGAACCCAAAGCTGTGATGGAACAGAAGCCAAACCTGCAGGGTCCAAAATCCAGTATTCCATCCACCTGGTCTGACTCCAGCGTGAATATCAGCCTGGATTACCTGTCACCAGGATCACAACCACCAAAACTAGCCCAACCTACTCTTCATATGATGCAGCAGCAAG TTCAGACTCCGGTTGGCATGGTAACCCAAGGCCTTCATGGCATGACTCTGGGCATGCCAGCTGCCCCACCCGTCCGACCCCCCACCAGCCCTGTGATGTACAGCGGAGGTGGTACGATGGGGATGTCCACCATGTCCATACCATTTAACCAGGGAATGATGGGAATGAACATGAGCATGAACATGCCAGCAATGGCCATGGGAATGCCAGGGAACATGGGCATGGGGATGCCCATCATGGGAGTGGGCACCACTGTGCCAACAGCCAAATCCGATGCCTTTGCTGACTTTGCCAACTTTGGCAAATGA
- the LOC114782483 gene encoding clathrin interactor 1-like isoform X3, translating into MLNMWKVRELVDKATNVVMNYTEIESKVREATNDDPWGPSSQLMGEIARATFMYEQFPEALNMLWCRMLKDNKKNWRRVYKSLLLLAYLIRNGSERVVTSAREHLYDLRSIESYHFIDENGKDQGINVRQKVKELIEFVQDDDRLREERKKAKKNRDKYIGVSSDSMSGYRYSGDQYESREGRSRWDDDWDNKGGFPFSEKLGEISDKIGSTIDDTISKFRRKDRDESPDRFSDMEEERNRRARNGKSEFKDEEETVTTKSVQIVQATETTTASRKKSSTPSKTVDLGAAARYTGDGAAQMRSDESSDSSASQRTGGGLVDLLMVDSTPHPTNTGGSSDLGGFADFSSAAAAASLSAGGKDNGEFGEWNTFPFAAPPVQSGPSAATDLFAAFQSAPDLISPNPTITSTSSVTATDLFDLMGPPTHTSSLIASQSVSFTTTSHSQPLNLGQPLEPKAVMEQKPNLQGPKSSIPSTWSDSSVNISLDYLSPGSQPPKLAQPTLHMMQQQAVQTPVGMVTQGLHGMTLGMPAAPPVRPPTSPVMYSGGGTMGMSTMSIPFNQGMMGMNMSMNMPAMAMGMPGNMGMGMPIMGVGTTVPTAKSDAFADFANFGK; encoded by the exons CACCAACGTGGTGATGAATTATACAGAGATAGAGTCAAAGGTCAGAGAAGCCACCAACGATGACCCCTGGGGACCGTCCAGCCAGCTGATGGGAGAAATCGCAAG GGCCACCTTCATGTACGAACAGTTTCCAGAGGCCTTGAACATGCTGTGGTGTCGAATGCTAAAGGACAATAAGAAGAATTGGAGGAGAGTTTACAAG TCCTTGCTGCTGTTGGCCTATTTGATCAGGAACGGTTCAGAACGTGTTGTCACAAGCGCTAGAGAACACCTGTATGACCTGCGCTCCATAGAGAGCTACCACTTCatag atgagAATGGTAAAGACCAGGGCATCAACGTGAGGCAGAAGGTTAAGGAATTGATTGAGTTTGTTCAGGACGATGACCgtctgagggaggagaggaagaaagcgAAGAAGAACCGAGATAAATACATTGGTGTTTCTTCAGACAGCATGAGCGGATACCGATATT CGGGAGACCAGTATGAGTCTCGGGAGGGACGCTCTCGCTGGGATGATGACTGGGACAATAAGGGCGGCTTCCCATTTAGTGAAAAGCTGGGGGAAATTAGCGATAAGATCGGCAGCACGATTGATGACACCATCAGCAAATTTCGGCGGAAAGATCGGGACGAGTCACCTGACCGATTCAG TGAcatggaggaagagaggaatAGAAGAGCTCGTAATGGCAAGTCTGAATTCAAAGATGAGGAGGAAACTGTGACAACAAAAAGTGTACAGATCGTCCAGGCAACAGAAACAACCACCGCAAGTCGCAAAAAAAGTTCCACCCCATCCAAAACCGTGGACCTCGGAGCTGCAGCACGTTACACTGGTGACGGCGCTGCCCAGATGAGGAGTGACGAG AGCTCAGATTCTTCAGCCAGCCAACGTACTGGTGGGGGCCTAGTAGACCTTCTAATGGTGGACTCCACCCCACATCCTACAAATACAG GTGGATCCTCAGATCTTGGAGGATTTGCTGATTTCtcttcagcagctgctgcagccagcctctcagcag GTGGCAAAGATAATGGAGAATTTGGTGAATGGAATACATTCCCCTTTGCTGCACCTCCCGTCCAGTCTGGACCTTCTGCGGCGACAGACCTCTTCGCTGCGTTCCAGTCAGCCCCAGACCTCATAAGCCCCAACCCCACCATCACTTCAACTAGCTCCGTCACTGCCACAGATCTGTTCGACCTCATGGGTCCACCCACCCACACGTCGTCCCTTATTGCATCCCAAAGTGTGTCCTTCACCACAACGTCCCACTCACAG CCTCTCAATCTGGGGCAGCCACTGGAACCCAAAGCTGTGATGGAACAGAAGCCAAACCTGCAGGGTCCAAAATCCAGTATTCCATCCACCTGGTCTGACTCCAGCGTGAATATCAGCCTGGATTACCTGTCACCAGGATCACAACCACCAAAACTAGCCCAACCTACTCTTCATATGATGCAGCAGCAAG CAGTTCAGACTCCGGTTGGCATGGTAACCCAAGGCCTTCATGGCATGACTCTGGGCATGCCAGCTGCCCCACCCGTCCGACCCCCCACCAGCCCTGTGATGTACAGCGGAGGTGGTACGATGGGGATGTCCACCATGTCCATACCATTTAACCAGGGAATGATGGGAATGAACATGAGCATGAACATGCCAGCAATGGCCATGGGAATGCCAGGGAACATGGGCATGGGGATGCCCATCATGGGAGTGGGCACCACTGTGCCAACAGCCAAATCCGATGCCTTTGCTGACTTTGCCAACTTTGGCAAATGA